GTGCTGACAATCCCGTCAGGCTCCACCTCGCCTGCTGTGAGCTTCACGGTTTGGGAAATGTCAAACACAGTCTCTCAATGCCAGTACAGTCGGGTCAAAATAACTGCCCACTTGCGTAGATGCACAGGGTCTTCGTCTCACCTGGCTTAAAACTGGCTATACTTTTATGCCACTTAAGTTTAATATCTACGCAAATCCAAATTTTCTGATTAAATAAGATGCTATggataattaaaacaaaaaaaaaagtaactgcATACCCCTTGCCATGCTCATAGCTGCACATGCCAAACTTCTTGGTGCCAGTCTCCATGCAGCGACGCATCATCAGCCGGTATCGAGGCTCAAAGATGTGCAGGGGGCAGGGCACTCCAGGGTAGGCCACCGTGCAAACGAATATAGGGATGTCTTTAGTTAGACTACAAAGGAAAAGACAAGGTGGGAAagagaagacacaaaaataagTTGGAGGCAGGGAGAAAAAGAGAACTGTGGGAATACTGTAAATTGCAATTAGAGTTGCCAGAATGAGTCACAAGTGTAGACTGTGTGAGGTGGGTGCTTACTTGGACAGTTCAGCCATCTCAGCTTCATGGACCTGTTTCCTCTCGGCCAGCTGTGAGGGAAAAAGGCGGGTCATGATGTCCTGAAGCAGAACTGTGGGGttgtacttcctgtttttaaagTACTGGGAAGAGAAATGTGAGAGCAATCAGCCATGATGCCAACATTATGACACTTATATGCAATGATACATAATACATGTTGCAGTAAAACAATTCAGCGGATTACAACAAATAAAGTATGTAATTAAGCCCTGCAATGCATCATGAAATATAGGTTTATTAATGAGGATCCTATTTTAATGTGGTCTCAGCTGTATGTGCATGAAGATAAATGCATACACATAGCTGGTATGACAATATTGTTATTACAGATCATTCATCACATCCAAAACACTGGAATGAGGAACCAGGAAGTTCTATTGTCCCATAGCTTTATGCGACAGGGTTCCCACACTTTCTAAAGATCAAATTCAAGGACTATTCAAAGACAATCCAGGCCTGATTCCCTTTAAAATTCAAGGACCCAACATGACATAGTTTTAAGTACTGTTACAACACTAAGAATTTTTATTATGAGAAGTAGCAGGTTGTACAGAAGCTCGCAGACAACaattaaaaagacagagaggcttGAATGTGTGAAGACGTCTCAGCTGTGCAGTGTGACAATATCAAAAGAACTTCAACTTGCATTCTtgcaacaaaaatatatattcaaacGGTTTCAACAATTCGtatttatgtctgttttcaaaaacttGCTTTCTTGCCTCAAGTTCACAAACTTCCAAGCGTTCCAAGCACCAGTGGGAACACTGATGTGAAATTGGTCGCAGATGAGGTGTATGAAAAGTCAAGTATGATTAGTAGAAAACTATTTGTTCCCACACTTCCACAAAGCTGCTGCTACATCTCAGCATGCCTCGGCTAAATTTGGTGTTACAGCCACAGAGCGGAGGCAATAACGAGGCATTAAAAATCAAGCATCTTTTAAAAGTGGTCAAAAACAGGATCTGGTGCCCATTTTCTCCCTATTAAGCTTAAAATAGATGTATCGGAGTGTCTGTAAGTGGTTACCTCTTGTAGTGGCTGTTTGCAGAGTGGACAGCGGAGGTTGTGATCCAGACTCCGCTCTATGCAGTTTTTACAGAAGGTGTGACCACAGGGAGTAGTGACTGGCTCGAAAAACAACCttcagaggacagaggaagaTGCAAGTTAAAACTACAAGTTAAAACAGCTTAGCCGAGGATGGAGGTTGAAGCTATCTGTGCAGTAGTAGCTTTAAGTCTAGTTGGTGCTTTgccaaacagaaagagagagaatagAATCAACCTGACATAGGACACTACAGCAGAACCAGCACAGACAGCAATGCATTATTGATTAGAGCGGATACTCCAGGACACTGACCTGATGCAGAGAGGGCACTCAAAGTCTGACACAGTAAGAACGCTCAGAGTTTTCTCTCTGCtgcgcccactttcacctaagacacacagagagaagagactTTAAAGCTTTATGACGAGTTTGTCCCGCTGAGGAAGAAAAAGCAATTATTATGCAATTTCAAACCATCTGGTGGGTGTTTCAGTAAAAGCTGTTTGTAGTGACAGTGACAAAGATGATTCATGATGAGgacaatgatgatgaagatggcAGTCGATTTATAATAAacgtgtgtgtgctggtgtgtgcaTACCCATGCCATGCCCATCTTCcttcctcatcatcatctcctCGTCCTCCTCGGCGGCAGGGAGGAAGGAAACAGCTTGGCAGAGGCTGAGGCAGCACTCAGTACCCGTGTCATGCTTCACCTTGGAGCCCTACAGACACACAGTTGCATCAGTTAGGATGTGCAGCGTGTTTACACTTCGAGCATTAAAGTGCACGTAAGAGCTGTTAACATTCTCCTCGCCTGCTGTGCAGAGCTCACCTGGTGTGACTCTCTCCTTCCTTTTCCATCTCCATCATCCCCACGATGTTTGAGGCCCTCTGGGTGAGTAGGCCCCTGGGAGCCGCTGAGGCTGGTGATGGGGCAGGGCCCTTTCAGGTACTCAGACACAACTTGCAAGATGCACGGCACCTCGTCCGGCACTGCCATGCCCTCCGCCTCCAGGATCTGCCATTTGAATCCAATCATAAAGGTATTTAgataaatatatttgttttcagtGCTGCAAACTAAAATCcaataaaaaaagttattaaaggCAGAAATTGGAAGTATGTAATGCATGTAATCTAAAAGTATCAATACATCTACTATTACTAACACCACTACTACTTATGATAATAATaccattaataataaaataataaaatataggTAGGAAGAATAAATCCACAGTGTCAAAACTCCACACAGACTGAAACTTTACTTACAAGAAAAACTTTTTAagcaaagaaaaattaaaatctaatggaaaaactacataatttggctcctcaTATGAACTACAATGTGAAATGGAAAAATCACACACTCAGACCAGATTCcatctttttaaaatttatttaaacTCATCATTTATCAAACTGAGTTAATCGATCACCTCACAGAGCTGTAGCTGATGTGCGCAGGTCAGTTGTGACCTCATGGAGAAATCTGTTTATACCGCGGCACTAACAAggtggcagcagctcagtccataaggacttgggttgggaactgaaTCAAGTCCCTGTTGGGACCAAATACAGAGTGTGGACTGATaactggagaggtgccagtttgcctcttGGGTTCAGTgcctttgagcaaggcactgaaccccaactgctcaggacgcctgtccatgggcagccccctcgctctgacatctctccacttaatgcatgtataggtcctgcttgtgcatgtgtgtgtatttcgggcctgtgtgtatatgacagcCAAATTGAAACATGTTATTTGTCAGTCTGTATCTCACAGCGCTGCTATtttctcaaaaaaagaaaagaaaaaaggcagaTGCAACTGTATAATCCCACATCTTTCACTGAAATTCTCGGTGTAACTTTACACTAAATAATTAATGAGCGGTCATTGACAAACCTTCTTGATCTGGCTCTTTGCAGGAACAAAGTCAGCTTGAAGTTTTAGGCAACGATGGAACTGGATGAGGGCGTCTGTCTGCTGACCCATTTCCAGCAGTACATTCCCTTTACGAAAGAAGCCCTGCACAAACAGAGGAGTGACATCAGCACATCACTGCCCGCAGGAGCAAATGACACGTCTAAATCACTCACCACAGAGAACATAACAATCTGACACTATTAGTGTCACTAATCCGTTTATCTGAATTAAATTGTAGCATGATAGCACTTATTAATTCCTACTTTTGCTGTTGGCTAAATGTTAAATGGTGAAAATTTTAAGTGATATAACACATCTCTGGAAAATAATGAAGCAATATCAATGATTACATCAGTGTGGATTTCTGCATTTGCAGTGAGTGATGAAATGACGTCATGACATAAGTAGCTGTTTGCATAACTTTGTAAATGACATAACATCAATACAAGCAGAGAAAATCGCTCTCTAAAGGGGGTCAGCTTCGCACACTAggttaaaaactaaaataaaataaaaatgcatgttACAAAACCAACAAGTGGAGAACATGTTGGGTTTAATTCAGCACAGGAGTGAACTGACGTAGGAGCAGCTTTAAATCTGGCATTGTTAATAGAGAATTTTAACAGATTCGTTTGTGTTGAAAAAGTCTCTCACCTCAGTCCAGTTGGGACGAAGGCAGCAGAGGTAGTCGAGGTCCGTCAGAGCGTCAGAGAAACGCATCAGGCCCCAGTTAGCTTCAGCTCTGTACAGTTTCAAGCTCTGATCGTCTGGGACTAAGAATGCAAAAAAGGAGAGAGGCGAGAgagtaagaaaaaaagagaggagataTAATTTGCTCAGACTCTATTTAAACATGTTTCTACATAAAAACATTCACCATGTCATGACAGGCATGGAGCAACCTGCATAACAAGTGGTTCTGCTTGCTTTGAAACATAAAAGGAAAACCAAACAGTGCACAGCAAGGCGTTACTGATCTGCATTAAAATTTGCACAAGCCTGTAAGAGTGTTACAGGTCTCAGATTGGCACAAATATCAGTTAATGGTGAGTTCAGGTGACATGAGAGAAAACTGCAACAGTATCTAAAGACATATTTTTCTTCAATGAAGCATCAGGTTAGATTTGTACACAGAGAAGTTCAAACTCCTAAAGTTAACACTGAATTGCAATTGCATAAATGTCGTCCATTTCTGTTGATGTTTAACTGTGCTTCTGCGTCaggtaaaataaatgtttcattaCACCCGTCGACACCAGTATGTGCACGTGTGCATTCAAGGTTCAAAGCGTTACCTAAAGCTGTTGCTCCAGTCAGGCCATGTTTATTGACAGTGTACAGGTCTTAATGATTACATAAAGTGTTTGACAATGCCCACATTATGatataacaaattaaaaagtcaaaacaCGACCTCAGACCTCCAATGACAAGAGaaaaactgatgtaaacaaatcTGCCCGGAGATCATTACACAAGAACCGAGAGGGCGGGAGCAGCAGCGTTTAATTGGGTTGGCAGGGATGGCAAACATGTAGGTAATTCAACAGTATGCTGATTCACTGTAGCACAAACACTCCCACGATCCCCAGGACACCTACTGACTAGATAAACTCATCTAGGGCAGAAATTGTCCCTCTTACCTCCTTGCTGCTGCGTGAGGAAAATAAGgtcaaatgcacacacagaggcGAGTGCAGAGGATCAGTGACTGTACAGATAAGGTCGTAGAAAAGATTTGTTTGCAGGGGTGTTTCTAGGAAAATGTTACAACACACACTCTTAGCCCTTCCCTCCTTTTCCAACCATGATTTGACAACAGAAAGGTACAGAAAGCTTGCTCAAAAAACAGGAATTGCCTCAGCTTGTGTCCAGTATTATTTTCCAGTCAACAGCTGTTACAGCTGCTATCACTGCCCCTTACACTGTGTGTCACAGAGAGACGCATGTTAAACCAGACTAATGCAGGTTAACTTCATTTAAAGCGGCACAAAACATTAGTGTAAGTGTTTGCCCTCCTGCCTAAATGGTTAAATATGCAAAGTTCTTGCTGTAGAGGAAGGAAGGAGCATGTGGAGACTGTTTACTGACCCAGTtataggggagactggggttggttggcacacttttcactctctgctgtgtttctctgacatAATCTATGTTAGAATAGTCAAACCAGCAGCAAATGAAAGGTTAAAGTCTtggctttaaaaatgtttaatgtgCATAAATGGTTTTAAAAATTAAGTGATTTGTGATTAAAGTGAAGTTGTGCTTTTGTGCCAACCAGGCCTATCACAGGGTTGGCTGGCAGACATTATGGACGTTAAGGACACAGTCAATAGAAACAGTTTGAACATTTAATTCAAACAAGAACCAGAAAACATTAACATCCAACAGAATaagtttaaatttaagtttatttcctttattaatccccctgaggagaaattcaataaTTCTTCCTTTCAAAAAAGTTAAGCAATCCATTAGTAGGCATATCTAATTACTTTTACCACTGACCATTCATAGTgataaaaaaatcaatgcaaacattgtttttaatctttaaaaatagTTGTAGTCTCTAAAATACAGGCACAATTAcaactgttgattttttttttcaacctagactcacaagtcagtctttagatgctttgcttaactaaagactgactttctccctgattttgtgtttagatgggcggatacaatttcagaggtTAAAAatctccctacgttgcagaaccaatagtaaatccacaGGGCGGTCCtgcggtggctcgctgaactcttgtgctcgtaaacatagtccaactgcgttaaaagttttaaacaaagttacTGTAAgaccttcatttccacaatcttgtggactgagcacacgtttgataaaacggaggtAAATCTCTTGGCAACCATTTTCAAGctcggacgagaaaagggggagtgcacatttccgggagggcgtgtccttttagaaaatgcaagaggcgttgctttgttgctggccgtTTTCTCGGGTGTGTTTTAagcacactttagaaaggagtgtccccagactatcagaaggtggagatatctgattgtctggtggcaagaCTAGTGCCAACCAACCCTGCTCACATTGGACCCAAGTCTGTGATCAAATTATGTGAGTCAGCTGCCATCATTATCACAGACTTTCAAATCttacatcaaaataaagctgGTTCCTTTGTCTATTAACCAGGAGTAACACTTTTCCAATATCTCTGTCTaacacagttttataaaaaaTTTAGTCCACAGACCACTTTTTCACTTTCAATACTATTTAACTAAAATGTCACTCTCACCAAAACGTTGACTTTCAGATGTTTCAACATAGTAGATGAGTGCAGGTGAAAAAAGAGAGAACAtctttatgttatttttttgtgtctgagctATGTGCCATCcaaccccggtctcccctagACTACATTCAGGTCATCAATAGCCTGAGACATTGGATATGTGCTGAAGACACCAACTTTCCTCTTGTATTTCTCATCACACCTCACTGCTGAGCACCTTATGAGCGGATCAGGATGCACCACCAGTCATCATCGCTGGGCACCAGTCCAAACTGTGTGCAGTGCGTAAAAGTGGGACTCCAAACTGCCTGCCTCCTTATCAAAGTATCATCTTAGGTAACTGTTCAAACAAGCACACCTGCGGGCATTCCCTTTAACACTGAACCTACATGCACACTGAACCTACATGCACACTAAACTAACCTGTGTATTGTTTCTGCTGTTGTAATGATGTTGTGCCGGTACCCCTTACCTAAATGCAGCCCCTCGTTCGCGATGCGTAAAGCTTCCGAGAACTCGTTGGCCTTGAGCTTCTCCAGTATATGGCACTTGGTCTTTGTCTCGTCGGGGCAGCACTTCTCCACCACGCTGATGAGCAAGACATTGTTCTTCATGCTTTTCACCTCTCGTTGTTTTAACCTCTCTTTGCACGACGGGCATTTGGACGGGAGGTAGCCCCCGACGCATCTCCGGCAGAACGTGTGGCCGCACGACATGGTCACCGGCTCGCACATCAGGAAGAGACAGAGCGGACACTCCAGCAGATCCATGGTGGATGGGTTATGTCACCAGAAACAACGTCCCGCGGGAAGATCTGTTGCTTTTGTCGTCAAAGCAATGCGGACGGAGAGGCTCGTCTGTGTAATAGTATTGCATGGACCATTTAAATAACACACTTGACAGCTAAGCAATACAGTAAACGTGTCCCTTCTTGTGATCACATCTGCCCGAACCCGACCGGTTTGTGTCTAGCTAGGCTACTGCTAATCTGAGCTGTCATATGCTCACTTTACAAATTCCCTTTGCAAATTAAAATGCGCCCATTGACACTATCTATTTCCAGCCCAAACTTAGTCTTTGGATTGGCACACATAACGCCTTCCCTTTACGAGCAGGTTAAATCAAACAAAACTCAGCTTCCAGTGAAACGCGCCGTTTTCCTCGCGCTCCTTAAAGTCCTTAAACGCAACACGAAGCACAGCAGAATATGTTCGCATTaatattattcttttttaataCTCCGTGGCCGCTTTTAACCCCTTGCGACGTATCCACAGCCACAAAGCTGGGTTACTGTGTAACACCATTACATTACATAAATAAAGACCACGTGACGCAGCAGCGCGCCATCCGATTGGACGACAGGATGGCTTTCCGCCCTGTTGTGAAACCCAAGGATGCCGAGTTTCATAACATAATTCCTGCGACAAAAGTTGTTGGCATTTTTAATCGGTGTTACAAAAACATCTGGGCGGGACACGAGTTAATAGACATGTACTTCAAGTCACTGGAGTATTAATAATTCAACCCAAGACGGCAGGATATGGAAATGACCCTGTCGCTGTGTAGGGAATCCCAGCAGAGGATAATAACAGGCAGGGGGCGGGGTGGCAGGATCATGACATGAACCACGTCGTGCTCATCCTCGGTTTTATGCTTACATACCCGAAAGATTAAGCAACGTTTAAACATAGCAACATTTTGTTATGTTACAGAAGGAGCTAACAAGTCTCTGTGGACGTGCAAACTGCACACACAGGCGTCACTTGCTGTTGACGTTGTCTGTGGTGTTACACACACATGGCAGGACAAtgctgcagagcagagcagtggataaaataaACCTCTGAACATCTGTTACACAAGTCAGTGCATGTAAGGTGGAACCTGTCCCTGGGAAGCCATTCTGGGTCAGTGAAATGAGGCTGGAGTCTGCAGTCggccacacacagacacttctTTGACTCACATTATTACAGCCTGCTGCCTGTGTAACAAACATCCTTTGTAGAGCATGTGCATAAGGGAACTGAACTTTGCTGTACGCAATGCACACGTGCCTACGTGAATCTGTCTTACATCACATTAGTCATAGAAGTATGTATATTTCAATATTAAAATACAACCCAAAACTTTGGCTCTGTGTTTCAATATGGAAATTAGGATCCCTCTAAGTAGATGCGTGCTTTGTCATCATTAAAcaagagctgcagctgctgctgctggaggaaacTGTTACACAAACAAGGCCACAAAACACTggttattatattatataagcGCTTCCACAAAAAGCTGGAGTGAAAGGCTTTAGGGAGGGGTGACTGTAACTACGGTCTGTAAAAACTAACCTTTCCACTTTTACTACAACAGAAGTGTTCAAGGTGTGTGACAAgactaagatgctttgtgatcCTGATGAAATGTCTACATAAATAATGGATTCCCTTCAACACTGATGGTTTAATGAACACTTTCATCACAGCTGTACTGCAATAGGAATTTTCTTTATTGgatttattacaaaaaaaaaaactgatcgGTGTCATATTTACATTCTCCAAATATCTTCACAGAAACTCTTAATAATATCTACATAAtggcttttaaaataaaataccattCAACTCCAGGCccagtgaaaacacagcaaacattttCATACTTAGACTCTTAAGTACagcatacaaaaaaacaaagagaaacagtgaaaaaagaaacacaactaCGCATCAGAAAACTTAAGCAATTTCATCAATAATACTGCACATGGCAGCATCCTTGTCCCATATTTTGTCCCTCTTAGAAGCTGGGGCGCTCTTGTCCTGGTTACCTGCTGCCATACAGCTGGCACCTGCTTCCTCTACATCCATTGGTTCAGTTTTCAGTCTAGGGGCCTGCCCAGATGAGCAACCAACACTAGCCGCTGCAGGCACACTCCTTGTCCCATCGCTAGCACCATCCGAACCCTCCATCTGTGGTAAGTCATCAGGTAAGGACGCAAGGCACCCCTGGATCATCTCCACTACcctctccagatgtttctggaACCTCTCAGCTGTCTCTAGCCTCTGTCTCTTCTGCACCTCCATCATCACCCTCAGTGTCTCCCTGGCTTGATGCGGCCTGTACTCATTTATCAGATGGTGCATATGAACAAACAGAAGCTTCAAGTCCTCAAGCTTCTCTTCACGCTTTATACTGCCGGGGCTTTTGATAAGGATGTCCAGAAGGTCCAGAAAGTTCACGAGAATGGACATGTTGAGCTTCTTAAGCTCCCTTTTGTGGTCAAACTGCATAGGATGGAGCCTCTCAATACCTTGGCTCTCTAGTGGCCGGATGATGAGGTCGTCACACTGGAACTGGTTACCAAACATCATGTAGTTGTCTCTGATGGGTGGAGGTGGCTTAGGAGCCAGACCTTTGCGgatgttttcatctgtgtaTTCTTTGATGTACTGCATAGGCGGAGGGGGCAGTGCACTGACCTGCTGTGGTTCACCCATGATGCTGATCTgaaacagtaacagtaaaatGTTAATCTACTTGCCAAGCAAAACAGTCcctttttaaaataagaaataagtTAAAATGTGTGCACCAGTTGTGAGTTGAGGACCACTTAGGGTTTCCTCTGTACATGTTAAAAAGTAACACGCATAGTAATACGTTCATAGCTTACAGCAGTAACAGAGTCAGTCTAATGCTTTACAATAGGTGGTGATACTATCACACAAAAATACTGtattaaaagtatttaaaaagctAGGTGCGTACCAGTTGTGCAACACTGGATTGCTTTAGTCAAGTCCAGCTATATGAATTAAGGGTATATGCACTAATTGTATTAAAGCAGTAATGTGTATGTAAACTTAACCTTTATAACTGTGGCCAgtccagtgttttttccatctTTAAATACTCCTATACTGAATATTTTGATTTACTGTAATGCTATGTGTTTAATGAGATTCTCATGGTATTGTATGTAAAAGTATGGACATACAGATTAAGCTGTAACTGCAGCTTtcacaaaacaaagaagaaaaaaaacacatttttcacttaCTGTGTGATTCATTTTGCACAACTGGAATTATATATCTTATTCAGCTAATGTACCAGTAAAGTTACCTTAAAGACTGTGACCTATTTAAATGCAGTTATTATGTTCAGTTACTTCGTTAGTTTCCACCTCTGCAAATCGAGGCAACATTTGACTCCACCATCGGAAATCAACACCAATAGAGCAGTTGCCTCCATTGCTCCATCATAGTACACAGGGTTAAACATGCACTATCACTGCTACTGCCAttatttcattaatattttattttttactgacaCTTTAACTGCGCTGACACCTTctattgctgctgcttttaactttttatgtgtgtatgcatttcTAATTGTTCTTACACCGAGGAAAGCAAACTGAATTTCATTGTACATTCTGTGTAATGACAGTAAAGACTgattcattgattcattcattcagaagCGGCAAGATATTCCCCGTGTGAAGTATGAAAGAACAAAGTTAGCCTGCTAGCTGTCAGTACGGGTGAGGGCTAACATAACAAGCGAGCGATGCTAGTTACGTTAGCAACTGTTTGCCATATAACTTGTAATCAAATATCATCATTTACTATCTAAAACGTGTATTTACGTAAATGGATGCGtagctcctctcctcctcttgtcTACAATCAGACGTACCGCTAGTCGTTAGCAGAACCACTGCGCTCTAGAGAAATACGCAGCTAACCAGCTATGTAGCTAGTGCTACATAGCAGTAACGTTACTTCTGCTAACCTCTGCTAACTAGTTACGTCGGAACCGCAAACTGTCTAACAAAATAAGCGCATTAAAATACAGCAAATGTACTTATACACACCTCTTAAATGGTTCCTCTGTTGGTAAATGTAGACTGTAGATATGAAATGTCACAGAGGTTTCTAACCGGACTATTAGCTCATGACTAGCTTAGCTCCTTCCATCCACTGACATGAACGTTTGTCTGTGTCCCATTTTCATTGG
This region of Epinephelus fuscoguttatus linkage group LG9, E.fuscoguttatus.final_Chr_v1 genomic DNA includes:
- the lonrf1 gene encoding LON peptidase N-terminal domain and RING finger protein 1, which codes for MDLLECPLCLFLMCEPVTMSCGHTFCRRCVGGYLPSKCPSCKERLKQREVKSMKNNVLLISVVEKCCPDETKTKCHILEKLKANEFSEALRIANEGLHLVPDDQSLKLYRAEANWGLMRFSDALTDLDYLCCLRPNWTEGFFRKGNVLLEMGQQTDALIQFHRCLKLQADFVPAKSQIKKILEAEGMAVPDEVPCILQVVSEYLKGPCPITSLSGSQGPTHPEGLKHRGDDGDGKGRRESHQGSKVKHDTGTECCLSLCQAVSFLPAAEEDEEMMMRKEDGHGMGESGRSREKTLSVLTVSDFECPLCIRLFFEPVTTPCGHTFCKNCIERSLDHNLRCPLCKQPLQEYFKNRKYNPTVLLQDIMTRLFPSQLAERKQVHEAEMAELSNLTKDIPIFVCTVAYPGVPCPLHIFEPRYRLMMRRCMETGTKKFGMCSYEHGKGFADYGCMLEILSLELLPDGRSFVDTVGGSRFRVLKRGQRDGYHTADIEYLEDLKVDGSEMELLEHLHDSVYQQAQDWYQRLGSRIREQINRQYGTMPDKEEDIQASSDGPAWCWWLLSVLQLDPAYQTTVLSLTSLKDRLGHLRLVLEYFSQS
- the med7 gene encoding mediator of RNA polymerase II transcription subunit 7 is translated as MGEPQQVSALPPPPMQYIKEYTDENIRKGLAPKPPPPIRDNYMMFGNQFQCDDLIIRPLESQGIERLHPMQFDHKRELKKLNMSILVNFLDLLDILIKSPGSIKREEKLEDLKLLFVHMHHLINEYRPHQARETLRVMMEVQKRQRLETAERFQKHLERVVEMIQGCLASLPDDLPQMEGSDGASDGTRSVPAAASVGCSSGQAPRLKTEPMDVEEAGASCMAAGNQDKSAPASKRDKIWDKDAAMCSIIDEIA